From a region of the Macrobrachium nipponense isolate FS-2020 chromosome 3, ASM1510439v2, whole genome shotgun sequence genome:
- the LOC135222558 gene encoding uncharacterized protein LOC135222558, producing MAAANRTCSGTMSLPTQRHRYVWTSFALHGLLEKVREFRVLWDHTDELFKKTTLKKCKWEEVTRALKSEFPDLSDAGLTADDVQRKFGTLKSTFQRELRKIQCTPSGSAGAVEPKWEYFKSCSFMIPVNSCTPRRTSFDTSEPQEPETLVLSISSEHYEEGTSNSNWGESDGAQPQVCNIPDLTPPQTRSTSSLSVQSDSYFDGTHASYFHPPSFPSISQRSDTRVKKRRKLQCSTEGERFDNILDKVDSILNEPDPSCDPVIKAATNLITGFMAPLSKNEKKAVYLKIVKVVQDHPVDFDNLGD from the exons atggctgctgctaaCAGGACGTGCTCAGGAACTATGTCTCTTCCCACACAAAGACATCGGTATGTGTGGACTTCCTTTGCTCTCCATGGATTATTAGAAAAAGTAAGAGAGTTCCGAGTGTTGTGGGATCACACGGATGAACTTTTTAAGAAAACTACGCTTAAAAAGTGCAAATGGGAGGAAGTCACGAGAGCCCTGAAGTCTGAATTTCCCGACCTTAGCGATGCTGGCTTAACTGCAG ATGATGTCCAAAGAAAATTTGGCACGCTGAAGTCGACTTTTCAGCGGGAATTGCGCAAAATCCAGTGCACACCAAGTGGGTCAGCTGGTGCCGTGGAGCCGAAATGGGAGTATTTCAAGAGCTGCTCCTTTATGATTCCAGTGAACAGTTGCACTCCCAGAAGGACATCATTTGATACCTCTGAACCACAG GAACCAGAGACTTTAGTGCTTTCAATATCAAGTGAACACTATGAAGAGGGAACATCCAATAGTAATTGGGGTGAGAGTGATGGTGCACAACCACAGGTGTGCAACATCCCAGACCTAACGCCACCCCAAACACGGTCTACTTCATCATTGTCCGTGCAGAGTGACAGTTATTTTGATGGAACCCATGCATCTTACTTCcatcctccttcctttccttccattTCCCAGAGATCAGATACAAGGGTAAAAAAGAGGAGGAAATTACAATGCTCAACAGAAGGTGAACGTTTTGATAATATTTTGGATAAAGTTGATTCTATTCTGAATGAACCAGATCCATCATGTGATCCCGTTATTAAAGCAGCCACAAATCTTATAACAGGTTTCATGGCTCCCTTGTCTAAAAACGAAAAGAAAGCTGTGTACTTAAAGATTGTTAAAGTTGTGCAAGACCATCCTGTTGATTTTGATAATTTAGGTGATTAG
- the LOC135222557 gene encoding uncharacterized protein LOC135222557, translated as MAPGNRRTVARCAAVMCVLGVLRECKSNKKMFCGFESGSGEERIKVSLTNVVGSGNEVGDDAAFYNYHRMNKEDFDYLLRLVGPKIAKQDTRMRKAIPPEQRLSVTLRHLATGESKTSLGYSYRISPNLLSSVVPEVCEALYAALQPLYMKMPTNEEEWLRIQAEFHSLWQFPNCCGALDGKRVLIAKPPKSGSTYYDYKCHFSSILLALVDAKLRFIYVDVGSAGRASDGGVWEKCSLKRALDRDLVKFPPHKSLPFSQKACPSVILADDAFPLTTSLMKPYPGRGLTHEKRMFNYRLSRARRTSENAFGILSAKFRIFKQPINTSPENINSIILAACSLHNFLRTRSPNTYAPAEMLEPEDHCNGGMIGLLPIPRRPQNDAAVVRDTFMAYFNGEGRVPWQEQMSLFH; from the exons atggcgcccggAAAtcgtcggactgttgcaagatgtgctgcagtgatgtgtgTTCTTGGagtcttacgtgaatgcaagagcaacaaaaaaatgttttgtgggttcgagagtggctcaggagaagagaggaTAAAGGTATCTTTGACTAACGTTGTAGGGTCGGGAAATGAGGTTGGAGATGACGCTGCCTTCTACAACTACCACAGGATGAACAAAGAAGATTTTGATTATCTCTTGAGGCTTGTTGGGCCCAAGATTGCTAAGCAAGACACCAGGATGAGAAAGGCTATTCCACCAGAACAGAGATTATCAGTCACATTGAGGCACTTGGCCACAG gtgaaTCAAAAACATCCCTGGGATATTCCTACAGGATCAGCCCAAACCTCCTTTCAAGTGTCGTTCCTGAGGTGTGTGAGGCCTTATATGCAGCTCTGCAaccgttatatatgaaaatgcctaCAAATGAAGAGGAATGGCTTCGCATCCAAGCAGAATTTCATTCTCTCTGGCAGTTTCCAAATTGCTGTGGTGCTTTAGATGGGAAAAGAGTTCTTATAGCCAAACCTCCAAAATCAGGTTCAACATATTATGACTACAAATGTCATTTCAGCTCCATACTTCTTGCCCTTGTCGATGCGAAGCTGAGATTCATTTATGTAGATGTTGGTAGTGCAGGACGTGCCAGTGATGGAGGTGTATGGGAGAAATGCTCTTTGAAAAGGGCACTTGATAGGGATTTGGTGAAATTTCCTCCACATAAGTCCTTACCTTTTTCGCAGAAAGCATGCCCAAGTGTGATTCTTGCCGATGATGCTTTCCCTCTCACTACTTCTTTAATGAAACCTTACCCTGGTCGAGGACTGACCCATGAGAAAAGGATGTTCAACTACAGGCTCTCTCGTGCTAGACGCACATCAGAGAATGCATTTGGTATACTTTCTGCgaaatttagaatatttaagcAGCCGATTAATACATCTCCAGAAAACATCAATTCAATTATTTTAGCTGCATGTTCCCTTCACAATTTTTTACGGACCCGTTCACCAAACACATATGCACCAGCAGAAATGTTGGAGCCTGAGGACCACTGCAATGGTGGTATGATAGGCCTACTGCCGATTCCTAGGCGCCCACAGAATGATGCTGCAGTTGTAAGGGACACTTTCATGGCCTACTTCAATGGTGAAGGCAGAGTTCCGTGGCAAGAGCAGATGTCACTATTCCACTAG